Proteins from a single region of Ornithodoros turicata isolate Travis unplaced genomic scaffold, ASM3712646v1 Chromosome14, whole genome shotgun sequence:
- the LOC135372317 gene encoding uncharacterized protein LOC135372317, with product MNLLNVTQEPWFPKFLILHSEDQNCRLEKISPFVTAKALEQLIGKSYEAKKLRTGDIQVLVQTKQQSAALQSLKKIGDAAVSVTAHRTLNIVKGVISVDELLPCSDTEIEEGLQDQGVVLAKRIVMRREGKEIPTKHVVLSFQLHTLPSSLKAGYINCQVRAYVPSPRRCFKCQHFGHSSQTCRGHATCPKCAEKDHTPEPCQSNVKCVNCRGEHPVYSRSCPRFQEEKQILKTKTEQNITYKAAKTQLEFQKKGTFSEVVRRGVAPLGVSVETQTPGPPLHTPQRKERATEVSSQAGQTASPNGTATTSSEVAGSPSVWDEITSYPSQAITMEVDDDDRSSQKSSSSLPAGSSQGKDKREKSGGRGRGKHKEQQKIPPPRIQAP from the coding sequence ATGAATCTTCTTAATGTGACTCAAGAACCCTGGTTCCCAAAGTTTCTTATCCTACACTCAGAAGACCAGAACTGCCGACTCGAAAAGATATCTCCCTTTGTGACTGCAAAGGCTCTAGAACAGTTAATAGGGAAATCCTATGAGGCCAAAAAGCTAAGAACAGGTGACATTCAGGTTCTAGTTCAGACAAAACAACAGAGCGCAGCCCTCCAATCActaaagaaaattggcgatgcaGCTGTATCTGTCACAGCACATCGCACTCTGAACATTGTAAAAGGTGTGATTTCTGTCGATGAATTGCTCCCATGCTCAGATACCGAAATAGAAGAAGGCTTACAAGATCAGGGAGTCGTGCTCGCAAAAAGAATTGTAATGCGCAGGGAAGGCAAGGAAATACCAACTAAGCATGTAGTCCTGTCCTTTCAGCTCCATACACTTCCTTCTTCCTTGAAGGCAGGATACATCAACTGTCAAGTAAGAGCATATGTTCCTAGCCCGAGGCGCTGCTTTAAATGCCAACACTTTGGACACAGCTCGCAGACCTGCAGGGGACATGCAACATGCCCAAAATGCGCTGAGAAAGACCACACACCAGAGCCTTGCCAAAGTAACGTAAAATGTGTAAACTGTCGTGGCGAGCACCCCGTCTACTCCAGGTCGTGCCCCCGAtttcaagaagaaaaacaaatattAAAAACAAAGACAGAGCAAAACATCACATACAAAGCAGCTAAGACACAACTGGAATTTCAGAAAAAAGGCACTTtttccgaagtggtgcgcaggggagtggcaccactcggAGTATCTGTGGAGACCCAGACTCCTGgacctccactccacactccccaaagaAAAGAGAGGGCCACGGAAGTGTCCTCTCAGGCTGGCCAAACTGCCAGCCCAAACGGGACGGCAACAACCTCATCAGAGGTTGCTGGCTCCCCTTCTGTTTGGGACGAGATTACAAGCTATCCGTCCCAAGCCATAACAATGGAAGTTGACGACGACGACCGCTCATCACAGAAGTCGTCGTCGAGTCTTCCAGCTGGTTCTTCTCAGGGGAAGGACAAGCGGGAGAAGTCAGGTGGTAGAGGTAGAGGAAAGCATAAGGAGCAGCAGAAAATACCCCCACCAAGAATACAGGCTCCATAA